CGCCGTGCTCGTCGTCGTGATGCTTGCCGCCGCCACGTTTGACGATGGTGGCTTCGTGATGCTTGTCGGGGCCTTTTTTGGTTGCTTGCACTTATTGCTCCGGATCAGGCCTTGCGCTTGGCGCCGGCGTCTTCGCCGTCGGCCATCGCGTTGATCCACGCTTCGAGCTGGGCGAAGCTGGGCTTGGTATTCAGCTGGATCAGGCGGCGGCCAGCGTCGATCGCCAGCAGGGGCGGCTTGCCCGCCACGTGCGTGCACAGCACGACTTTCACGGTTTCCATCGTCGACGCTTCGGAATTGACCAACTGCTTCATCATGCCGGAGATCGGGTCGAGCACGCCGTAGCAGAAGAAGATACCGATGAACGTACCGACCATCGCGGCGCCGATGTGTTCCGCGATCTCGGCCGTGTCGGCGCCTTCGCCGACGGAATTCATCGTGATCACGATGCCCAGCACGGCGGCCAGGATGCCGAAACCCGGCATCGCTTCGGCGACCTTGTGCAGCGACTTGGACGGCTGGGTCAGTTCTTCGTGGATGGCCTCGAGTTCCTGCTCGAGCACGCCTTCCAGCTCATGGGCGCTGATCTTGCCCATTGCCATCAGGCGGAAGTTGTCGACGATGAAAGCCAGCAGCTTGGGCTCTTCCAGGATCAGCGGATAGCGCTGGAACATCGGGCTGTCCTTCGGTGCCTCGACGTGCGCGTCGAGCGCCTTGAGGCCGCCGGCGGCCGTCTGCAGCAGTTCGTACATCAAGAGGAGCAGCTGGCGCTGGAACTCCGAGTCGTGCTTGTGCTTGCCGGCGATCTTCTTCATCTGGCCGATCAGCTCGATCAACACGTGTTTCGGATTGGCGAGCACGAGGGCGCCGAGGGCGGCGCCGCAGATGACGATCAGTTCGTTGGGCTGCCAGATGGCGCCGGCACTGCCGCCCATCATCATGTAGCCGCCGAACACCGCGCCGAGGACGATGAGAATGCCAAGGATTTGCATGATTGTTATTACCTTTCTTGTCGGGTCGTTCAGGCCTGGGCCAGCGCCGCTTTCATCTTGGCCAGCGCACTTTTGTTGAGCTGGCAGACGCGCGCGTCGGACAGGTCGAGCACGGCCGCGATTTCCTTGTAGCTGAGCTCGAATTCATAAATCATCTGGATGACGCGCTGCTCGCGCTCGTTCAAGGCGCCCAGCGCCTGCTCGAGGCTGCGGCGCACCATGAACTGGTCTTCCGGACCGGGGGCGCTGTGGGCGCGCTCGGTGGCTTCCTGCAGCAAGTCGTCGAAGCTGAGCAGTTCTTCCGCGCAGTCGTCTAGCAGGAACTGGCGCCACTCTTCCTGGCTGATGCCGAGCGCCTCCGCCGCTTCCCTGTCGTTCGGCTCGCGGCCGAGCTTGCGGGTGAGGGCGCGCACGGCGTCGCGCATCTTGTGGCTGTCCTGGCGCACGGCGCGCGGACGCCAGTCCTGGCGGCGCAGCTCGTCGAGGATCGCGCCGCGCACGCGCAGCGACGCGTAGCTGGCGAAGCCGGTGTCCGGGGTACCGTAGCGGCGCAGCGCTTCGAGCAGACCCATCAGTCCGATCTGCTCCATGTCCTCGCGGCCCATCGCACCCGACACCTGCGACGTGAGCTGGCGCGCGATGCGCTTGACCAGCGGCGCGTAGGCGACGAGGTGTTTCTGCTCTTCGGCCGCGTTCATGCCCGCGTGGATGGCGGCGTCGGCATATTCGCTGCTGGCGTAGCTGTCGGCGTAGTCGGTCATGTAACCCACGTTGTCCCCGATGGTTATTCGATGATCAGCTTGCCGATCATGACTTGCACGAACGGTTTTTCCGTGTGCTCGTGCTCATAATTGGCGTCGAAGGATTTGTTCAGCTGGTCCGCGTACTGTTCGACAGTCATGCCGGCCGCTTCCTTCATCGTGTAGGCCGACAGGGTGCGCACCGCCAGGCTGCGCAGCAGGGGCAGATTTTCCTTCGTTTCCTTTTCCTTCGACGCTTCCGTCGACAGCACCAGGTCCGTCGACAGGTAGTGGGTGTCGTTCTCGTCCGGGCCGCGGC
This genomic stretch from Massilia putida harbors:
- a CDS encoding FliA/WhiG family RNA polymerase sigma factor; translation: MTDYADSYASSEYADAAIHAGMNAAEEQKHLVAYAPLVKRIARQLTSQVSGAMGREDMEQIGLMGLLEALRRYGTPDTGFASYASLRVRGAILDELRRQDWRPRAVRQDSHKMRDAVRALTRKLGREPNDREAAEALGISQEEWRQFLLDDCAEELLSFDDLLQEATERAHSAPGPEDQFMVRRSLEQALGALNEREQRVIQMIYEFELSYKEIAAVLDLSDARVCQLNKSALAKMKAALAQA
- a CDS encoding flagellar basal body-associated FliL family protein, with translation MSKMKMIIAIAGAVIVSAAGAGGAVWWFMPKPAAAAGAAKKAEPEKAKDGKPVKYVTLDKVIVMLRRGPDENDTHYLSTDLVLSTEASKEKETKENLPLLRSLAVRTLSAYTMKEAAGMTVEQYADQLNKSFDANYEHEHTEKPFVQVMIGKLIIE
- the motA gene encoding flagellar motor stator protein MotA, yielding MMQILGILIVLGAVFGGYMMMGGSAGAIWQPNELIVICGAALGALVLANPKHVLIELIGQMKKIAGKHKHDSEFQRQLLLLMYELLQTAAGGLKALDAHVEAPKDSPMFQRYPLILEEPKLLAFIVDNFRLMAMGKISAHELEGVLEQELEAIHEELTQPSKSLHKVAEAMPGFGILAAVLGIVITMNSVGEGADTAEIAEHIGAAMVGTFIGIFFCYGVLDPISGMMKQLVNSEASTMETVKVVLCTHVAGKPPLLAIDAGRRLIQLNTKPSFAQLEAWINAMADGEDAGAKRKA